Proteins from one Podospora pseudoanserina strain CBS 124.78 chromosome 1, whole genome shotgun sequence genomic window:
- the PRP46 gene encoding pre-mRNA-splicing factor prp46 (BUSCO:EOG09262KUJ; EggNog:ENOG503NVRR; COG:A), giving the protein MAAEVANGAGLETEVSHLESLILANARRSKSIYANTSTDLGRKRLKLDPGLASEDPDISKTSLSLRLHAEYEDVQTLPEVIAKKLPAAGPRKKKPKAAEEAPSKSEEHARKLIEGIPANKTGPGSNALVLSRRPGGAGAAGAGAKPSANRNDPQNMSLTRRQDNLLAQPRPDWHPPWKLQRVISGHLGWVRALAVEPNNKWFASGAGDRTIKIWDLASGQLKLTLTGHISTVRGLAVSPRHPYMFSCGEDKMVKCWDLETNKVIRHYHGHLSGVYTLKLHPTLDVLVTGGRDGVARVWDMRTRSNVHVLSGHTGTVADLVCQEADPQVITGSLDSTVRMWDLAAGKTMGVLTHHKKGVRALTTHPTEFTFATGSTGSIKQWKCPEGAFMQNFDGHNAIINTLSVNDQNVLFSGGDNGSMSFWDWKSGHRFQALDTTAQPGSLDAESGVMSSIFDHSGSRLICGEADKTIKIWKEDPDATPETHPLEWKPTLAASRKF; this is encoded by the exons ATGGCAGCTGAGGTTGCCAACGGCGCTGGCCTCGAGACGGAAGTATCCCATCTCGAGTCCTTAATCCTGGCCAACGCCCGCAGATCGAAATCCATCTACGCCAACACATCCACAGATTTGGGAAGGAAACGACTAAAGCTCGATCCCGGACTGGCATCAGAAGATCCCGACATCTCGAAAacatccctctccctccgccttCACGCCGAATATGAAGACGTTCAGACCCTACCCGAAGTCATCGCGAAGAAGCTCCCGGCTGCCGGTCctcgcaagaagaagccaaaagcAGCCGAAGAAGCACCATCAAAGTCAGAGGAGCACGCGCGCAAATTGATAGAAGGGATACCGGCAAACAAGACCGGGCCTGGTTCCAACGCTCTTGTCCTCTCCAGAAGACCAGGCGGCGCTggcgctgctggtgctggcgcGAAACCGAGCGCAAACCGCAACGACCCCCAAAATATGAGCCTCACCCGCCGGCaagacaacctcctcgcaCAGCCCCGGCCAGACTGGCACCCACCTTGGAAACTCCAGCGCGTCATCAGCGGCCATCTCGGCTGGGTGCGAGCTCTCGCCGTCGAGCCAAACAACAAGTGGTTCGCCTCGGGCGCCGGCGACCGCACCATCAAAATCTGGGACCTGGCCTCTGGCCAACTCAAGCTCACCCTCACCGGTCACATCTCGACGGTCCGCGGCCTGGCGGTATCACCACGACACCCCTACATGTTCTCCTGCGGTGAAGACAAGATGGTCAAGTGCTGGGATCTGGAAACAAACAAGGTCATCCGTCACTACCACGGCCATTTGTCAGGTGTATACACCCTCAAGctccacccaaccctcgATGTCCTCGTCACCGGTGGCCGCGACGGCGTAGCTCGTGTATGGGACATGCGCACCCGAAGCAATGTCCATGTCCTGTCGGGACACACCGGCACCGTCGCCGACCTTGTCTGTCAAGAAGCTGACCCCCAAGTCATAACCGGCAGCTTGGACTCCACCGTCCGAATGTGGGATCTCGCCGCGGGCAAGACGATGGGCGTGCTGACCCACCACAAAAAGGGCGTCCGCGCCTtgaccacccacccaaccgaGTTCACCTTCGCAACAGGCAGCACAGGGAGCATCAAGCAGTGGAAGTGCCCCGAGGGAGCCTTCATGCAGAACTTTGACGGCCACAACGCCATTATCAACACCCTGTCGGTCAACGACCAGAACGTGTTGTTTTCGGGTGGAGACAACGGGTCGATGAGCTTTTGGGACTGGAAGAGCGGGCATAGGTTCCAGGCGTTGGACACGACGGCTCAGCCGGGCAGTTTGGATGCTGAGTCGGGGGTGATGAGCTCCATTTTTGACCATtcggggtcgaggttgatcTGTGGTGAGGCTGATAAGACTA TCAAAATCTGGAAAGAGGATCCCGATGCCACGCCAGAGACACACCCGTTGGAGTGGAAGCCGACCTTGGCTGCTAGTAGGAAGTTTTAA
- the NAS6 gene encoding putative ankyrin-repeat protein (COG:O; EggNog:ENOG503NXYE): MENQDKFAIHAAAPTVVESLLNANPKLAKLKDDDGRLPIHWAASYNHHEIVNLLVQQKGFDVDAKDDMGWTPLMIAASVKDSDRVVDLLLARDADVNETILHFIASKSNLDLARKLLEEHKPPASVRVRDKRGQYPLHRAAAVGSVPLINLFLKHKSPLNASDSAGQTALHHAIAEGHGDAAVVLMKAGAEMDRKDNDGLLPLEVAPGIDVKKYIQRKAEEEGIDLP, translated from the exons ATGGAAAATCAAGACAAGTTCGCCATCCACGCAGCCGCTC CGACCGTTGTAGAGTCTTTGCTGAAT GCCAATCCCAAGCTCGCCAAGCTGAAAGACGACGATGGCCGTCTTCCCATCCACTGGGCGGCTTCGTACAACCACCACGAGATTGTCAACCTCCTGGTTCAACAGAAAGGGTTTGATGTCGACGCCAAA GATGACATGGGCTGGACCCCTCTCATGATCGCAGCCAGCGTCAAGGACTCGGACAGAGTGGtcgatctcctccttgccaGAGATGCCGACGTGAATGAGACAA TCCTCCACTTCATAgcctccaagtccaacctTGACCTCGCCCGCAAGCTCCTCGAAGAACACAAACCTCCCGCTTCCGTCCGCGTCCGCGACAAGCGAGGCCAGtaccccctccaccgcgccgccgccgtcggtTCGGTCCCCTTGATCAACCTGTTTCTCAAGCACAAAAGTCCCCTGAACGCCAGCGATTCAGCTGGACAAACGGCGTTGCATCATGCTATTGCCGAGGGGCATG gtGACGCggctgtggtgttgatgaaaGCTGGGGCTGAGATGGACAGGAAGGATAATGATGGGCTTCTGCCTTTGGAGGTGGCGCCTGGGATTGAT GTCAAGAAGTATATTCAACgaaaggcggaggaggaggggattgATCTTCCATAG
- the ORC1 gene encoding Origin recognition complex, subunit 1 (COG:L; EggNog:ENOG503NU0T), which produces MPGVVDGRSRKRHLPGVLREDSDDELGTEDLPWEWIYANEPDTEENNGRKRKRATWQDGQIIGARNGNFECYLGDTTLLKADSSNEAWVGIICEFQEDEEGEMAANFMWFSSPNEIRSAKKRTDYVENELYITTSFDVNALSTINGKAHVMSQQAFMNEFPTGKVPRKSKQYGKVFICRRGCNTRTCTYTEEFIWEDIYHGREDLEALQERLQKETKATRKKKPAKDESPERDYKFEADPEADGEYAPGVYRTPKKARIRDAVTPSSRHKKTGNKPATPSSHRRIVVKKHLEFTPLATRVLSPMHVHASPYQVARTQLHVASVPTSLPCRESEFSLVYSHLEAAITDGSGTCIYISGTPGTGKTATVREVVSHLDAAVRADELDDFIFVEINGMKITDPHQSYALLWEALKGQRVSPAQALDLLEREFSHPSPRRVPCVVLMDELDQLVTKNQGVMYNFFNWPGLRHSRLIVLAVANTMDLPERTLSNKISSRLGLTRITFPGYNHEQLMRIVQSRLEGVPGDIVDPDAIQFAARKVAAVSGDARRALDICRRAVELAEADAKVNDLSDDATPNTPTKTPARKKDESPQKKKKSSAGRVTIETVRRAINEATSNPLQQYLRSLPFASKLLLTALCLRIQRTGLAESTFGDVLEEMQRMLKLTVNESRPLKLLEKRATGQKGEGADDGTGLMITKAKQTGQLIRPAGLGSAAVDLTGAGIINLEGQRPERPSKMRLAVGDEEVRLAFRDDPEIKGVGVML; this is translated from the exons ATGCCTGGCGTCGTCGATGGGCGCTCGAGAAAGCGCCATCTCCCAGGCGTCCTAAGAGAGGATTCTGACGACGAGCTGGGAACAGAAGACCTTCCGTGGGAATGGATTTATGCCAACGAGCCAGACACCGAGGAAAACAATGGGAGGAAACGAAAACGAGCTACGTGGCAAGATGGCCAGATTATTGGCGCTCGTAATGGCAATTTCGAGTGCTATTTGGGAGACACGACGCTGCTGAAGGCCGATAGCTCCAACGAAGCCTGGGTTGGCATAATATGCGAGTTccaggaggacgaggagggcgagATGGCCGCCAACTTCATGTGGTTCTCGTCGCCAAACGAGATTCGCAGCGCAAAGAAGAGGACGGATTATGTGGAG AACGAGCTctacatcaccacctcgtTCGATGTCAACGCCTTGTCGACCATCAATGGCAAGGCCCATGTTATGTCGCAGCAAGCCTTCATGAACGAATTCCCAACAGGCAAAGTGCCACGCAAATCCAAGCAGTATGGAAAAGTATTTATTTGCCGAAGGGGCTGCAACACCAGAACATGCACCTACACCGAGGAGTTCATCTGGGAGGATATTTACCACGGCAGGGAAGACCTCGAGGCTCTCCAGGAGCGGCTTCAGAAGGAGACCAAGGCAACTCGGAAAAAGAAGCCCGCGAAAGACGAATCCCCCGAGCGAGACTACAAGTTTGAGGCCGACCCAGAAGCAGATGGAGAATATGCCCCTGGCGTCTACCGCACCCCAAAGAAGGCTCGTATCAGGGACGCCGTCACCCCCAGCAGCCGACACAAAAAGACAGGCAACAAACCggcaaccccctcctcccaccgccgCATCGTCGTCAAAAAGCACCTTGAATTCACACCCCTAGCCACCCGAGTCCTCTCTCCTATGCACGTTCACGCCTCCCCATATCAGGTAGCCCGCACCCAGCTCCACGTCGCTTCAGTTCCCACCAGTCTACCATGTCGCGAATCCGAGTTCAGTCTCGTCTATTCGCACCTCGAAGCTGCCATCACCGACGGCTCCGGAACCTGCATCTACATCTCTGGTACTCCGGGTACAGGCAAAACCGCCACCGTGCGCGAGGTAGTTTCCCACCTCGATGCCGCCGTTCGCGCCGACGAGCTCGATGACTTTATCTTTGTCGAGATCAACGGCATGAAAATCACCGACCCTCATCAATCTTACGCCTTGCTGTGGGAAGCCCTCAAAGGCCAACGCGTTTCCCCGGCCCAAGCCCTCGACCTTCTGGAGCGAGAATTcagccacccctccccccgtcGTGTGCCCtgcgtggtgttgatggacGAACTCGACCAGCTGGTGACCAAAAACCAGGGCGTCATGTACAACTTTTTCAACTGGCCCGGCCTCCGCCACTCCAGGCTCATCGTCCTGGCGGTAGCCAACACGATGGACTTGCCCGAACgaaccctctccaacaaaaTCAGCTCCCGTCTTGGTTTGACGCGTATCACGTTCCCGGGGTACAACCACGAACAGCTCATGCGTATCGTCCAGTCTCGCCTGGAAGGTGTCCCAGGTGACATCGTGGACCCGGATGCAATCCAATTcgcggcgaggaaggtggcTGCCGTCAGCGGTGACGCCCGCCGGGCTCTGGATATCTGTCGACGAGCGGTCGAACTGGCGGAAGCAGACGCGAAAGTTAATGACCTTTCCGACGATGCCACGCCAAACACGCCGACGAAAACCCCCGCCAGGAAGAAGGACGAATCGccccagaaaaagaagaagagttcTGCTGGGAGGGTAACGATCGAGACTGTCCGAAGAGCTATCAACGAGGCCACTTCCAACCCGCTGCAGCAATACCTCCGCTCTTTGCCCTTTGCCTCGAAACTTTTGTTGACGGCACTGTGCTTACGGATTCAGAGGAcggggttggcggagagTACGTTTGGGGATGTGCTCGAGGAGATGCAGCGGATGCTCAAGCTGACGGTCAATGAGTCTCGGCCGTTGAAGTTATTGGAGAAAAGGGCTACAGGGcagaagggggaaggggcagACGATGGAACAGGGTTGATGATTACAAAGGCGAAGCAGACGGGGCAGTTGATCAGACCGGCTGGGTTGggttctgctgctgttgatcTTACCGGGGCCGGGATTATCAATCTGGAGGGGCAGAGGCCGGAGAGGCCGAGCAAAATGaggctggcggtgggggatgaagaggttAGGTTGGCGTTTAGGGATGATCCTGAGATTAAAGGGGTGGGTGTGATGCTTTaa